Proteins encoded together in one Pontiella desulfatans window:
- a CDS encoding RNA polymerase sigma factor encodes MKTIDSNELLSAYRTRSSLLLRLKEQGDEETWREFYNIYGRMIFGYALRHGLSHAEAEDVVQNVCVKLFRHIFSFNYSTELGSFRGWLKTVTKNAVFDYLRRRSRRAGLFEGYRDHAAVMHEEKRAVDDSVWDAEWEKAVLEAALQRVYGRINEQSRKAFQLFAVENLSAGEVAERLDMEANAVYACKHRVLKLVREEVEILKDEI; translated from the coding sequence ATGAAAACGATTGATTCCAACGAATTGCTTTCCGCATACCGAACGCGTTCAAGTCTATTGCTGCGTCTGAAGGAACAGGGCGACGAGGAGACGTGGCGCGAGTTCTACAATATCTATGGGCGGATGATTTTCGGCTATGCGCTCCGACACGGCTTAAGCCATGCCGAGGCGGAGGATGTGGTGCAGAATGTCTGCGTGAAGCTGTTCCGGCACATCTTCTCGTTTAACTATTCCACTGAGCTGGGTTCGTTTCGGGGGTGGCTCAAGACCGTCACCAAAAACGCCGTGTTCGACTACCTACGCCGCCGGTCGCGGCGTGCCGGACTGTTCGAGGGCTACCGCGACCATGCGGCGGTCATGCACGAGGAAAAGCGCGCGGTGGACGACTCCGTTTGGGATGCGGAGTGGGAGAAGGCCGTACTTGAAGCGGCGCTCCAGCGGGTCTACGGAAGAATCAATGAGCAAAGCCGGAAGGCGTTCCAGCTCTTCGCCGTGGAAAACCTTTCGGCCGGGGAGGTGGCGGAGCGGCTGGACATGGAGGCCAATGCCGTCTATGCCTGCAAGCACCGCGTCCTGAAATTGGTGCGTGAAGAGGTTGAAATCCTGAAGGATGAAATCTAG
- a CDS encoding FHA domain-containing protein: protein MKEKDRSMSDTHLLKAIQAGTDETGAFFATRDWGFDRLRASVDSRGDPIDRDGAIVLEGDGAPVLSIPFARMPATIGSGETADYRLEHAGISRLHCLLEPVGSLVRIRDKGSTNGVLLNGKKVKVEELCDGDELQLGSAVLRIRIA, encoded by the coding sequence ATGAAAGAAAAAGATCGATCTATGTCGGACACGCATCTGCTGAAGGCCATACAGGCCGGCACCGACGAGACGGGGGCGTTTTTCGCCACCCGCGACTGGGGCTTCGACCGGTTGAGGGCTTCGGTGGATTCGCGCGGCGATCCGATCGATCGCGACGGGGCAATCGTGCTTGAGGGCGATGGCGCCCCGGTGCTGAGTATTCCTTTTGCCCGGATGCCCGCCACCATCGGCAGCGGGGAAACCGCGGACTACCGTTTGGAACATGCCGGTATTTCGCGCCTGCATTGCCTTCTTGAGCCGGTCGGCAGTCTGGTGCGCATCCGCGACAAGGGATCGACCAATGGGGTTTTGCTCAACGGCAAGAAGGTCAAGGTGGAAGAGCTGTGCGATGGCGACGAACTGCAACTTGGCTCCGCCGTCCTGCGCATCAGGATCGCTTGA
- a CDS encoding serine/threonine protein kinase, giving the protein MGVVYTARQASMNREVAIKMVKPERADSASASEALMSEAVVTGCLDHPNVVPVYDLGVDGEGRLFYAMKEVEGFPWSALIGEKTLDENLDILLRVADTIAFAHSKNILHRDLKPQNIMLGAFGEIMVMDWGAACTLSGSNVAGIVPTDTAYCGTPAYMAPEMAKADKNRMGVGSDVYLLGAILYHILTGRPPRSEKNPIYCLEAAAENHIDPVDEDGELQRIALKAMAAAPADRYRTVEEFQQAIRDYRSHSESLTLLASAKENLAQAKKRGDYNQFNQAIYGLREALTLWPENPDAQPLLEAATLDHARCAIARHDYELAQSLLDQNNPAHVGLLNEIQSAIRERDSRKNRLRKLLLTARLLLVTIAVLFGVGFFMIRAQQKETEVQRQKAANEHRHSLINLISAHYGEQNYEATVAAFWQLHDQYGMDGLDEETLLNIRVAANMNPYRGSIVTSMAEPLGIMQAVESNCVWVVGKRKMKKIRLAPDVGYDSETVVAVHDFNFGKRKAPGKVVESIKVPFELMGCEAVHEAGGGTLWAGSGSVVYRKVGAEWTSVLDVSQLDYPPLPEEYNIDRKALEGWMASKGRKQAISGVLLNQAQSHAAIALGANMVGWFDLENKQCRGWLAVGHGTRFGKLLTGGDGKAVMLALSPDETRLAFRPPFHASSTVFWFRLPDLLREAYVYNRDFPISAVSFSGDSRMNMIFSNGKYFSPNDAFLRFFRSHPFYAEEDRAGWFPERGEMLDLPYADAIGASFSANGNSCCVLVEGGEVHVGSGSGISSFAGSWKVVRKDVVDVSISNQGVVCLLTTGGVLHLYDMQSYTFSVVPFDQRVANLCKGSRPDTLLVGLGEGKENLVQKVDLSSLEAMKIQPLKVLKNRSICCDPLDRFYAIVEGSTGTVYRLETGEKELQFSSIWLHDDGPSSRIRFDDAGEFFYYGGDLDAGWCADMRVYKTATWSNVLSITHSDSKNAHFSDVVLDRIDGQPRLLLTRGGVSRFESLSIDPVSLVVSTNWIKSTGSSPLAIIPFSDPASGKRKYWCKLWSQNFQLYDAETGETSAMQNHWVRTGIENPEFSSKDPRVVFPMEKGQLQIALKSDLYPVFDPRIVDFKVEKAVLNCDASRLYLLGKDGKLRCMKLPALKQ; this is encoded by the coding sequence ATGGGTGTGGTCTATACCGCCCGCCAGGCCTCGATGAACCGCGAGGTGGCGATAAAAATGGTCAAACCGGAGCGCGCCGATTCCGCATCGGCTTCCGAAGCCCTCATGTCCGAGGCGGTCGTGACCGGTTGCCTCGACCATCCCAACGTCGTGCCGGTCTACGACCTGGGCGTGGACGGCGAAGGCCGCCTGTTCTATGCCATGAAGGAGGTGGAAGGCTTCCCGTGGAGCGCGCTCATTGGCGAAAAGACGCTCGATGAAAACCTCGACATCCTGCTGCGCGTGGCCGACACCATCGCCTTCGCCCATTCCAAGAACATCCTTCACCGCGACCTCAAGCCGCAGAACATCATGCTGGGGGCATTCGGCGAAATCATGGTGATGGACTGGGGTGCGGCCTGCACGCTCAGTGGCTCCAACGTGGCCGGCATTGTCCCGACCGACACCGCCTATTGCGGGACGCCCGCCTACATGGCACCCGAAATGGCCAAGGCCGACAAAAACCGGATGGGTGTCGGTAGCGATGTCTACCTGCTTGGTGCAATTCTCTACCACATCCTCACCGGTCGCCCGCCGCGCAGCGAAAAGAACCCCATCTATTGCCTCGAAGCCGCCGCCGAAAACCACATCGATCCCGTTGACGAAGATGGCGAACTGCAGCGCATCGCCCTCAAAGCCATGGCCGCCGCCCCTGCCGACCGCTACCGCACCGTCGAGGAGTTCCAGCAGGCCATCCGCGACTACCGCTCACACTCCGAAAGCCTGACCCTGCTTGCCAGCGCAAAGGAAAACCTTGCCCAAGCCAAGAAGCGCGGCGACTACAACCAATTCAACCAAGCCATCTACGGCTTGCGCGAAGCGCTCACCCTCTGGCCGGAAAACCCCGATGCCCAGCCCCTGCTCGAAGCCGCCACCCTCGACCACGCCCGCTGTGCCATCGCGCGCCACGACTACGAACTCGCCCAGTCCCTGCTCGACCAAAACAATCCTGCCCATGTTGGACTGCTGAACGAAATCCAATCCGCAATCCGTGAGCGCGACTCCCGCAAAAACCGCCTGCGCAAACTCCTCCTCACCGCCCGCCTCCTGCTAGTCACCATTGCCGTATTGTTCGGTGTCGGTTTCTTCATGATCCGTGCGCAACAAAAGGAAACCGAAGTCCAAAGACAAAAGGCCGCCAATGAACACCGCCATAGCTTGATCAATCTGATCTCAGCACATTATGGCGAGCAAAACTACGAGGCCACCGTCGCCGCCTTCTGGCAACTGCATGACCAGTACGGCATGGATGGCCTTGACGAAGAAACCCTCCTCAACATCCGTGTCGCCGCCAACATGAATCCGTACCGGGGTTCCATCGTAACCAGCATGGCAGAGCCGCTTGGCATTATGCAGGCGGTTGAAAGCAATTGTGTTTGGGTGGTTGGGAAGCGGAAGATGAAAAAAATCCGGTTGGCTCCTGATGTTGGATATGATTCTGAAACCGTCGTCGCCGTCCATGACTTCAATTTCGGAAAACGAAAGGCGCCGGGCAAAGTTGTTGAGTCCATAAAAGTGCCATTTGAATTGATGGGTTGCGAAGCAGTGCATGAAGCTGGCGGGGGAACGCTTTGGGCGGGCAGTGGTTCTGTGGTTTATCGCAAAGTCGGGGCAGAATGGACGTCTGTCTTGGATGTCAGCCAACTCGACTATCCCCCGTTACCCGAGGAATACAACATCGACCGCAAGGCCTTAGAGGGCTGGATGGCTTCCAAGGGAAGAAAGCAAGCCATTTCGGGAGTTCTGCTAAACCAAGCCCAAAGCCATGCCGCGATTGCCTTGGGTGCCAATATGGTTGGGTGGTTCGATCTAGAAAACAAACAGTGCCGTGGTTGGTTGGCGGTCGGCCACGGAACCCGCTTTGGCAAGCTGTTGACTGGTGGTGACGGGAAGGCGGTAATGCTCGCGCTTTCACCAGATGAAACGAGGTTGGCTTTCCGGCCTCCGTTCCACGCGTCATCAACCGTGTTTTGGTTCCGATTGCCTGACCTATTGCGTGAAGCATATGTTTACAATCGGGATTTTCCGATTTCCGCAGTTTCTTTTTCAGGCGACAGCAGGATGAATATGATATTTTCAAACGGGAAATATTTTTCACCGAATGATGCATTCTTGCGCTTTTTTAGAAGTCACCCTTTTTACGCTGAAGAGGATCGTGCTGGATGGTTTCCAGAGCGGGGAGAAATGCTCGATTTGCCGTACGCAGATGCCATAGGAGCTTCTTTTTCAGCAAATGGCAACAGCTGTTGCGTGCTTGTGGAAGGTGGAGAGGTGCATGTGGGTTCAGGTTCGGGGATCTCCAGCTTCGCGGGTAGTTGGAAAGTTGTTAGGAAGGATGTTGTTGATGTAAGTATCTCCAACCAGGGAGTTGTCTGCTTGCTAACTACAGGCGGGGTATTGCACCTATACGATATGCAAAGCTACACGTTTTCTGTCGTGCCGTTCGATCAACGGGTTGCAAACCTATGCAAAGGAAGTCGCCCGGACACCTTGTTGGTAGGTCTGGGCGAGGGCAAAGAAAATCTTGTTCAGAAGGTTGATCTTAGCTCATTGGAGGCAATGAAGATTCAGCCATTAAAGGTGCTGAAAAACCGTTCCATATGCTGTGATCCCCTTGACCGGTTCTATGCAATTGTGGAAGGAAGCACGGGGACAGTTTATCGTTTAGAGACAGGAGAAAAGGAGCTGCAGTTTTCCAGCATATGGCTGCACGATGATGGTCCGTCCTCCCGAATCAGGTTTGATGATGCAGGAGAATTCTTTTATTACGGTGGCGATTTGGATGCCGGTTGGTGTGCCGATATGCGGGTTTACAAAACGGCAACATGGTCGAATGTTTTATCGATCACACATTCCGATTCAAAAAATGCACATTTTAGCGATGTAGTATTGGATCGCATAGATGGTCAGCCTAGGCTGCTCTTAACAAGAGGAGGTGTTAGTAGGTTTGAATCCCTCTCGATTGATCCTGTCAGTCTCGTGGTCTCCACAAACTGGATCAAAAGTACAGGCAGTTCTCCTTTGGCCATCATCCCTTTCTCGGATCCAGCGTCTGGTAAGCGAAAATACTGGTGTAAGCTTTGGTCTCAGAATTTCCAACTCTACGATGCCGAAACCGGCGAGACCTCAGCTATGCAAAACCACTGGGTGCGCACAGGCATTGAAAATCCCGAATTTAGCAGTAAGGATCCGCGCGTGGTCTTCCCCATGGAGAAAGGACAGCTCCAGATCGCCCTCAAATCCGACCTCTACCCCGTCTTCGATCCGCGCATAGTGGACTTCAAGGTCGAGAAGGCTGTCCTGAACTGCGATGCCTCCCGTTTATACCTGCTTGGCAAGGACGGCAAGCTGCGTTGCATGAAGCTCCCGGCCTTGAAACAGTAG
- a CDS encoding right-handed parallel beta-helix repeat-containing protein, which produces MKNIICLLGLIFGLAVNGLAITHYVDIGSTNASSPYDSWETATTNIQNAVDIAGSNDLIVVAAGHYMLSSEILVTNDIVIQSINGPDLTIVDGGGSNRCFNLGSTACMVEGFTISNGYHAIDGGGVDALTADAVLTNCVIVANVAGDDGGGVRRCTLFDCIVADNQAGDMGGGVFYSNLEGCSVERNFAGDHGGGIHFGSANYATNCIVIDNETLANGGGVKNGTVHNSTIARNKAARGGGADFATLQGCSIYGNTATGDGGGANNCNVYSCTIVDNQAYDGGGLLDARVSGFMAFNTIIFGNVALSGELDEVKFLNGETETNAVFSCCCSDLTPGVNGNITNAPLLASYTHLSFLSPCIGAGIATKLPAIDVDGQSWLNPPSIGCDEYHGPDTVAGHVSVSVGAVPLCLVTDTQLKLTGEIYGAATMHVWNLGDEAMITNNLFPSHAWASTGTYEIVLSVFNDSYPGGIFATQSIAVVATEDIDSDGLLNTDEEMIGSDPWNPDSDGDGLLDGAEVHTHETSPTSADTDTDGMPDQWELDNGFDPTSGGAGDAVGNADGDGLNNLQEYQAGTDPHDSDTDDDTLDDYVELNISNTNPLQPDSDFDGLGDEVENVEQDYGKTDPSDSDSDDDGILDGAEVAAGTDPLDADSDDDGLIDGEESSHRTNPLDADSDNDGLNDGVEIATGTLPLNPDSDGDGALDGWEHANGYDPLDPSDDPDKDDDGITDTWETTHFGLISNCDPEGDTDGDLYTNLEEYQNGTDPNAISLYIAEYPAIEISWKAMAGSNYVVQMSTNLTGDSWSNVSDVVTGEGGRTGISFPTRDAESKTFRVLILP; this is translated from the coding sequence ATGAAGAACATCATTTGTTTGTTGGGATTGATATTCGGACTGGCAGTGAATGGACTGGCAATCACGCATTATGTGGACATTGGGAGCACGAATGCTTCTTCGCCATATGATTCTTGGGAAACGGCGACAACCAATATCCAGAATGCTGTGGATATTGCTGGAAGCAATGATTTAATCGTGGTTGCTGCCGGGCACTACATGTTGTCGTCTGAGATTTTAGTAACCAATGACATTGTCATCCAGTCCATCAACGGGCCGGATCTGACCATTGTCGATGGAGGAGGAAGCAATCGTTGCTTTAACCTCGGTTCGACAGCTTGCATGGTTGAAGGATTCACGATTTCCAATGGTTATCATGCAATCGATGGTGGTGGAGTTGATGCATTAACGGCTGACGCGGTTTTAACTAATTGTGTGATCGTGGCGAATGTTGCTGGTGACGATGGGGGAGGGGTGAGAAGGTGCACGCTTTTCGATTGTATCGTTGCCGACAACCAAGCCGGAGACATGGGTGGGGGTGTATTCTACTCCAACTTGGAAGGCTGTTCTGTTGAGCGCAACTTTGCTGGAGACCATGGTGGCGGCATCCACTTTGGATCTGCAAACTATGCCACGAACTGCATAGTCATCGACAATGAAACGCTGGCCAATGGCGGCGGGGTCAAGAACGGTACGGTTCATAACTCCACTATCGCCCGCAACAAAGCAGCACGAGGCGGCGGGGCTGACTTCGCAACTCTCCAAGGATGTTCCATTTACGGTAATACTGCTACGGGCGATGGCGGTGGGGCGAACAACTGCAATGTCTACAGTTGTACCATTGTGGATAACCAAGCTTATGATGGGGGTGGGTTGTTAGATGCTCGCGTCTCTGGTTTTATGGCATTCAATACCATTATCTTCGGGAATGTTGCATTGTCTGGTGAGCTGGACGAAGTCAAGTTTCTCAACGGAGAGACAGAAACGAATGCTGTGTTTTCTTGTTGCTGCTCCGACCTGACCCCGGGAGTCAACGGCAACATTACGAATGCTCCATTGTTGGCTTCCTATACGCATCTTTCATTTCTGTCGCCCTGTATCGGTGCGGGAATCGCTACAAAGCTGCCTGCGATCGATGTCGATGGACAGTCGTGGCTCAATCCGCCCTCTATCGGATGCGACGAATATCATGGGCCGGACACGGTTGCCGGCCATGTGTCCGTGTCTGTTGGAGCCGTTCCGCTTTGCCTTGTGACGGATACGCAACTCAAATTGACTGGCGAAATATATGGTGCGGCTACGATGCATGTGTGGAATCTTGGCGATGAAGCGATGATCACAAATAACCTTTTCCCCTCACATGCCTGGGCGTCCACCGGAACCTATGAAATTGTGCTCTCGGTCTTCAATGATTCCTATCCCGGCGGAATCTTTGCAACACAGTCCATTGCGGTGGTAGCAACGGAGGATATAGATTCCGATGGGTTGTTGAATACCGACGAAGAAATGATTGGTTCGGATCCATGGAATCCTGATTCAGATGGGGATGGCTTGCTGGATGGCGCAGAAGTGCATACACATGAAACTTCACCTACGTCGGCGGATACTGATACCGATGGAATGCCCGACCAGTGGGAACTCGACAACGGCTTTGATCCAACTTCTGGTGGGGCTGGGGATGCCGTAGGGAATGCCGATGGCGATGGCCTCAACAATCTGCAGGAATACCAGGCCGGAACCGATCCCCATGATTCGGACACGGACGACGATACGCTCGATGATTATGTGGAACTGAACATTTCAAATACCAATCCGCTTCAGCCCGACTCCGATTTTGATGGCTTGGGGGACGAGGTCGAGAATGTAGAGCAGGATTATGGAAAAACTGACCCGAGCGACTCAGATTCAGACGATGACGGGATTCTTGATGGTGCGGAAGTCGCTGCCGGAACCGATCCGCTCGATGCCGATTCGGACGACGATGGGCTGATCGATGGAGAGGAATCCTCGCATCGTACTAATCCGCTCGATGCCGACTCCGACAACGACGGACTGAACGACGGTGTAGAAATCGCCACCGGAACTCTGCCGTTAAATCCGGACTCCGATGGCGACGGGGCATTGGACGGTTGGGAGCATGCTAACGGCTACGATCCGCTTGATCCGAGCGACGATCCAGACAAGGACGATGACGGAATCACGGATACGTGGGAAACAACGCACTTCGGCCTCATCTCCAACTGCGATCCGGAAGGCGACACAGACGGCGATCTCTACACCAACCTTGAGGAATATCAGAACGGAACCGATCCGAACGCGATCAGCCTCTACATTGCGGAATATCCGGCCATAGAGATTTCATGGAAGGCGATGGCTGGAAGCAACTATGTTGTACAGATGTCCACCAACCTTACTGGAGACAGTTGGAGCAATGTCAGCGATGTCGTAACCGGAGAGGGCGGGCGCACCGGCATATCCTTCCCTACGCGCGACGCGGAGAGCAAAACCTTCCGTGTGTTGATCTTGCCATAG
- a CDS encoding DEAD/DEAH box helicase: MQFSHLIQNEEILRAIADAGFTEPTPIQAKAIPAIQTGRDIIGCARTGTGKTAAFALPLIQRLLETWTAAREIRVRSLILSPTRELAIQLQENIRKFSAHTDLTTLLVHGGTEYENQILTLREGVDILIATPGRMLDLIDRKALRLDQVEIFVVDEADRMLDMGFAPDIRKIAPMLPQTRQALFFSATMPREALSLATGILHKPMHISSDPVSAAAENIEKSLYYVEKNNKNVLLSWLLQRLEYERILIFCRTRRGADRLTESMKKQHLPVDVLHGEKEQRHRQNILEAFKSGETPVLIATDLAARGIDIENISHIINFDLPNEPETFVHRIGRTARAGASGKALTFCDPSEKGYLRDILAHLNEDIEVVDDHPFHSEQVKNYSGNVKSKHTPDKQKHVSRIREQTTWRLTPGEQNKLHAKPDSPKKNARRNPKKKK; the protein is encoded by the coding sequence ATGCAATTTTCGCACCTCATTCAAAACGAAGAAATCCTGCGCGCCATCGCCGATGCCGGCTTCACCGAACCCACCCCGATCCAGGCGAAGGCGATCCCCGCCATCCAGACCGGGCGCGACATCATTGGCTGCGCCCGCACCGGCACCGGCAAGACCGCCGCTTTCGCCCTCCCGCTCATCCAGCGCCTGCTCGAAACCTGGACGGCCGCCCGCGAAATCCGCGTGCGATCGCTGATCCTCTCCCCCACCCGCGAGCTGGCGATCCAACTACAGGAAAACATCAGGAAGTTTTCCGCCCACACCGATCTAACCACCCTGCTCGTGCACGGCGGAACCGAATACGAAAACCAGATCCTCACCCTGCGCGAAGGGGTCGACATCCTGATCGCCACCCCGGGGCGCATGCTCGACCTGATCGACCGCAAGGCCCTAAGGCTCGACCAGGTCGAGATCTTCGTGGTCGACGAGGCCGACCGCATGCTCGACATGGGCTTCGCGCCCGACATCCGCAAAATCGCCCCGATGCTGCCGCAAACCCGCCAGGCGCTCTTCTTTTCCGCCACCATGCCCCGCGAAGCCCTATCGTTGGCCACCGGCATCCTCCACAAGCCCATGCACATTTCGAGCGACCCCGTCTCCGCCGCCGCCGAAAACATCGAAAAATCGCTCTACTACGTGGAAAAGAACAACAAGAACGTTTTGTTGAGCTGGCTCCTCCAACGCCTGGAATACGAACGCATTCTCATCTTCTGCCGCACCCGCCGCGGGGCCGACCGCCTCACCGAGAGCATGAAAAAGCAGCACCTACCCGTCGATGTCTTGCACGGCGAAAAGGAACAGCGCCATCGGCAGAACATCCTCGAAGCCTTCAAATCCGGCGAAACCCCCGTCCTGATCGCCACCGACCTCGCCGCGCGCGGCATCGACATCGAAAACATTTCCCACATCATCAACTTCGACCTGCCCAACGAACCCGAAACCTTCGTCCACCGCATCGGCCGCACCGCCCGCGCCGGCGCCTCCGGCAAGGCGCTCACCTTCTGCGACCCCTCCGAAAAGGGCTACCTGCGCGACATCCTCGCCCACCTCAACGAAGACATCGAGGTCGTCGATGACCACCCCTTCCACAGCGAGCAGGTCAAAAACTATTCCGGGAACGTCAAATCCAAGCACACGCCCGACAAACAGAAGCACGTCAGCAGGATCCGCGAACAAACCACCTGGCGCCTCACCCCCGGCGAACAAAACAAGCTCCACGCCAAACCCGACTCCCCCAAGAAAAACGCCCGCCGCAATCCCAAGAAAAAGAAATAG
- a CDS encoding YceD family protein — protein sequence MKILVARIPEEGSNYEGDDPGDILQVEGEQFIKNPGDVHYELYAQRVSDELVVRGALEVGLDLQCARCSQFFSTTVGVSDFLRAYPAPDGTDSVDITDDLREELLLHVPGFPVCNDECKGVCPRCGADLNKGSCECEDEERPSAWSALDGLNL from the coding sequence ATGAAGATTCTAGTGGCACGGATTCCGGAGGAAGGCTCGAACTATGAGGGCGACGATCCGGGGGATATTTTGCAGGTGGAGGGGGAGCAATTCATCAAAAACCCGGGTGATGTGCACTATGAACTCTATGCCCAGCGGGTTTCGGATGAGCTGGTCGTGCGCGGAGCGCTGGAGGTTGGGCTGGATTTGCAGTGCGCAAGATGTTCGCAATTTTTCTCGACAACGGTAGGGGTTTCCGATTTTCTACGCGCTTATCCCGCCCCAGATGGCACCGATTCGGTGGATATTACGGATGATTTGCGGGAAGAACTCCTGTTGCATGTGCCGGGTTTTCCGGTGTGCAACGACGAGTGTAAAGGGGTTTGCCCCCGGTGTGGGGCTGATCTGAACAAGGGCTCCTGCGAGTGTGAGGACGAGGAACGTCCGAGCGCCTGGTCGGCGCTGGATGGATTGAATTTATAG